From Plasmodium cynomolgi strain B DNA, chromosome 9, whole genome shotgun sequence:
NNNNNNNNNNNNNNNNNNNNNNNNNNNNNNNNNNNNNNNNNNNNNNNNNNNNNNNNNNNNNNNNNNNNNNNNNNNNNNNNNNNNNNNNNNNNNNNNNNNNNNNNNNNNNNNNNNNNNNNNNNNNNNNNNNNNNNNNNNNNNNNNNNNNNNNNNNNNNNNNNNNNNNNNNNNNNNNNNNNNNNNNNNNNNNNNNNNNNNNNNNNNNNNNNNNNNNNNNNNNNNNNNNNNNNNNNNNNNNNNNNNNNNNNNNNNNNNNNNNNNNNNNNNNNNNNNNNNNNNNNNNNNNNNNNNNNNNNNNNNNNNNNNNNNNNNNNNNNNNNNNNNNNNNNNNNNNNNNNNNNNNNNNNNNNNNNNNNNNNNNNNNNNNNNNNNNNNNNNNNNNNNNNNNNNNNNNNNNNNNNNNNNNNNNNNNNNNNNNNNNNNNNNNNNNNNNNNNNNNNNNNNNNNNNNNNNNNNNNNNNNNNNNNNNNNNNNNNNNNNNNNNNNNNNNNNNNNNNNNNNNNNNNNNNNNNNNNNNNNNNNNNNNNNNNNNNNNNNNNNNNNNNNNNNNNNNNNNNNNNNNNNNNNNNNNNNNNNNNNNNNNNNNNNNNNNNNNNNNNNNNNNNNNNNNNNNNNNNNNNNNNNNNNNNNNNNNNNNNNNNNNNNNNNNNNNNNNNNNNNNNNNNNNNNNNNNNNNNNNNNNNNNNNNNNNNNNNNNNNNNNNNNNNNNNNNNNNNNNNNNNNNNNNNNNNNNNNNNNNNNNNNNNNNNNNNNNNNNNNNNNNNNNNNNNNNNNNNNNNNNNNNNNNNNNNNNNNNNNNNNNNNNNNNNNNNNNNNNNNNNNNNNNNNNNNNNNNNNNNNNNNNNNNNNNNNNNNNNNNNNNNNNNNNNNNNNNNNNNNNNNNNNNNNNNNNNNNNNNNNNNNNNNNNNNNNNNNNNNNNNNNNNNNNNNNNNNNNNNNNNNNNNNNNNNNNNNNNNNNNNNNNNNNNNNNNNNNNNNNNNNNNNNNNNNNNNNNNNNNNNNNNNNNNNNNNNNNNNNNNNNNNNNNNNNNNNNNNNNNNNNNNNNNNNNNNNNNNNNNNNNNNNNNNNNNNNNNNNNNNNNNNNNNNNNNNNNNNNNNNNNNNNNNNNNNNNNNNNNNNNNNNNNNNNNNNNNNNNNNNNNNNNNNNNNNNNNNNNNNNNNNNNNNNNNNNNNNNNNNNNNNNNNNNNNNNNNNNNNNNNNNNNNNNNNNNNNNNNNNNNNNNNNNNNNNNNNNNNNNNNNNNNNNNNNNNNNNNNNNNNNNNNNNNNNNNNNNNNNNNNNNNNNNNNNNNNNNNNNNNNNNNNNNNNNNNNNNNNNNNNNNNNNNNNNNNNNNNNNNNNNNNNNNNNNNNNNNNNNNNNNNNNNNNNNNNNNNNNNNNNNNNNNNNNNNNNNNNNNNNNNNNNNNNNNNNNNNNNNNNNNNNNNNNNNNNNNNNNNNNNNNNNNNNNNNNNNNNNNNNNNNNNNNNNNNNNNNNNNNNNNNNNNNNNNNNNNNNNNNNNNNNNNNNNNNNNNNNNNNNNNNNNNNNNNNNNNNNNNNNNNNNNNNNNNNNNNNNNNNNNNNNNNNNNNNNNNNNNNNNNNNNNNNNNNNNNNNNNNNNNNNNNNNNNNNNNNNNNNNNNNNNNNNNNNNNNNNNNNNNNNNNNNNNNNNNNNNNNNNNNNNNNNNNNNNNNNNNNNNNNNNNNNNNNNNNNNNNNNNNNNNNNNNNNNNNNNNNNNNNNNNNNNNNNNNNNNNNNNNNNNNNNNNNNNNNNNNNNNNNNNNNNNNNNNNNNNNNNNNNNNNNNNNNNNNNNNNNNNNNNNNNNNNNNNNNNNNNNNNNNNNNNNNNNNNNNNNNNNNNNNNNNNNNNNNNNNNNNNNNNNNNNNNNNNNNNNNNNNNNNNNNNNNNNNNNNNNNNNNNNNNNNNNNNNNNNNNNNNNNNNNNNNNNNNNNNNNNNNNNNNNNNNNNNNNNNNNNNNNNNNNNNNNNNNNNNNNNNNNNNNNNNNNNNNNNNNNNNNNNNNNNNNNNNNNNNNNNNNNNNNNNNNNNNNNNNNNNNNNNNNNNNNNNNNNNNNNNNNNNNNNNNNNNNNNNNNNNNNNNNNNNNNNNNNNNNNNNNNNNNNNNNNNNNNNNNNNNNNNNNNNNNNNNNNNNNNNNNNNNNNNNNNNNNNNNNNNNNNNNNNNNNNNNNNNNNNNNNNNNNNNNNNNNNNNNNNNNNNNNNNNNNNNNNNNNNNNNNNNNNNNNNNNNNNNNNNNNNNNNNNNNNNNNNNNNNNNNNNNNNNNNNNNNNNNNNNNNNNNNNNNNNNNNNNNNNNNNNNNNNNNNNNNNNNNNNNNNNNNNNNNNNNNNNNNNNNNNNNNNNNNNNNNNNNNNNNNNNNNNNNNNNNNNNNNNNNNNNNNNNNNNNNNNNNNNNNNNNNNNNNNNNNNNNNNNNNNNNNNNNNNNNNNNNNNNNNNNNNNNNNNNNNNNNNNNNNNNNNNNNNNNNNNNNNNNNNNNNNNNNNNNNNNNNNNNNNNNNNNNNNNNNNNNNNNNNNNNNNNNNNNNNNNNNNNNNNNNNNNNNNNNNNNNNNNNNNNNNNNNNNNNNNNNNNNNNNNNNNNNNNNNNNNNNNNNNNNNNNNNNNNNNNNNNNNNNNNNNNNNNNNNNNNNNNNNNNNNNNNNNNNNNNNNNNNNNNNNNNNNNNNNNNNNNNNNNNNNNNNNNNNNNNNNNNNNNNNNNNNNNNNNNNNNNNNNNNNNNNNNNNNNNNNNNNNNNNNNNNNNNNNNNNNNNNNNNNNNNNNNNNNNNNNNNNNNNNNNNNNNNNNNNNNNNNNNNNNNNNNNNNNNNNNNNNNNNNNNNNNNNNNNNNNNNNNNNNNNNNNNNNNNNNNNNNNNNNNNNNNNNNNNNNNNNNNNNNNNNNNNNNNNNNNNNNNNNNNNNNNNNNNNNNNNNNNNNNNNNNNNNNNNNNNNNNNNNNNNNNNNNNNNNNNNNNNNNNNNNNNNNNNNNNNNNNNNNNNNNNNNNNNNNNNNNNNNNNNNNNNNNNNNNNNNNNNNNNNNNNNNNNNNNNNNNNNNNNNNNNNNNNNNNNNttctttttcctttcctttttcttttcccttccttttcatttccctTTCCCTTCTCATGAACACACATTGAGGAAAAAACCGTGCGACATGATTTTtgtttgctttgttttgttccccccatttgaatTCCATCCACTCTTTCGATTCTGTTGACTTACCAACCCAGTGAATCCCCTCACGTCAGTGAACTGCCCAACTTTGATTAACCTCCTGAACAACTCGCCCCGTTCGTCCAACTCCACTCCACCACCTCCCAAATTGacacttccccctttttttttttttttttttttcacgcccattatgtgtttttccccctacacacacacatacacacttCTGCGTGTACTTTGCGCGATTCGCACGTAAACGTAAGTTGGCCTCCATTCTGGAGTGGTCATACTAGCACATGCTACCACGCCTGTAACACACAGATCAGTGACTACTGCGTCCTTAACCGTTTgtccaccaccaccccccacacacacattCCCGGCGCATGCTCACATCTATATGCGTAGAAATAGTTGCGGAGTCTCCAATGATATGTTCCCGAGTGAGTGTGCCACTTGTCCGTTGACTCTCcgtggttgtttttttttgtaactttcCCCGTGTTAGGGGGTGGGTGGGTGTGCAGGAGGCGGCAGGCAAAGTAGGCGAAGCAGACGAAGCAGACAAGGTAGACGAAGCAGACAAGGTAGACGAAGCAGACGAGGTAGACGAAGCAGACGAGGTAGACGAAGCAGACGAGGTAGACGAAGCAGACGAGGTAGACGAAGCAGACAAGGTAGACGAAGCAGACGAGGTagacgaagcagacgaagcagacgaagCACACAAAGCAAACGTGACCCCCCCGCGAGCAGCGCCCCGACACAATGCAGAAGAAACGACTGGCCAGCAAACACCTGGAGAAGGGCAAGAGAAGTAATTACGAGGCACCCATGTGCTTTACAGGATCCGAGACGAATGGACTTAACACGCTGCAGGGTCAAAGCGTATACGAAAGTAACGtcgagaaaaaggagagcacCCATGGTCATGCCAACATGAAAAACCTGAGCAGCATGAAAAATCTCAGCAGCATGAAAAATCTCAGCAGCATGAAAAACCTGAGCAGCATGAAAAACCTGAGCAATATGAAAAACCTGAGCGGCATGATCAACCCAGAGGACGTATACAGCGAAATAATATGCAACGATATCAATTATGGAGCCCACAAAAGTAACTGCAACGGAGTGATCTACGTGAATGAGAAGCAGTACGAACGGATAATTAAACGGagactgaaaaaaattaaacaagaTATTGAAAGGAATCGAGAAGTACGAGCATATGTGGCCATACAAAGTAAATCCTGCTTACGCATGAATCAATTTCATGGCAACCATTTTAACACGTCTCTTTATAACTATGACATTAATTCGAATGAGTCCTTCTTAAAGACCAAGGGGGAGAGAGAGAGCGGAGTGTCAACAGGCTTGCTAATTGGTAGAGGGTCCACTGCCCTGTGTCCAAACGTCAGCTCCAACAACAACTACCTGACACTGTATGATAATATGAGGACAATTATTGATATGAAGCCTGGCAGTACTTACGACAAAGGAAACGGCGTCTACCTGAACCAGTACGCGCCGCCATACTCCGCCAGGGGGTGGGTGGGCAGTCTCAACCTGCTGGAAAACCAGAGCCATCAGAGTCACCATAACAGCCAGAGCCATCATAACCAGCATAACAATCAGAGCCATCAGAACCTCCATAACAGTCAGAGCCATCAGAACCATCAGAACCGCCACAACAATCAGGACACGCTGAACAACATGACAAATGTGAGCAGCGCGTCTCACAGGACCAACCCGAACGCTCTGAACCACGCAAGCCACAGGGAGGatctgcaggggggggcaGAAAACTACGTCGACATGAACGACGCAAACGTGGCCAACATGGCGAACGTCTCAAATATGGCCAATATGGCTAACTACTCCAACATGGCCAATATGGCGAACTACTCCAACATGGCCAATTTGAATAGCCTCACTGACTTGGCCAATTTGAATAGCTTGACTGACTTGGCCAACCTGGCTAACATGAGTGAATTGGCTAACATGAGTGAACTGGCCAACATGAGTGAATTGGCTAACATGCCTGACCTGGCCAACATGCCCGACCTGGCCAACCTCACTGACTTCGCAAACCTGACTGACTTCTCCAACCTCGCCAACCTGACTGACTTCTCCAACCTCGCCAACCTCACCGACTTCGCCAACATGGCTAGCTTGACCAACGGGAACAACTTGGACAACACGGAGAACGCGGAAAATGTGATAAAAGGGGCGAGCGCGACGAATGAGGGCAACCTTGGGGACATGCGTCGAGTGGAAGACCATGGACACATGGATGAGATGCACCTGGGAGGATTGGGCGGTGTGCACAGCGTGGGTCACATGGGGCATGTGGGGCATGTGGGCCAAATGGGACAGATGGGCCAAATGGGTCAGATGAGCCAAGCCAACCACGCGGGTCAATCCAACCACATGGGCCAATCCAACCACATGAGCCAAGCCAACCACATGGGCCAAGCCAACCACATGAGCCAAGCCAACCACATGGGCCAAGCCAACCACATGAGCCAAGCCAACCATATGAACCACCTAAACCACGTGAACTACGCGAACCAGGTGGACCATATGAGCTACGCGAACCAAGTGGGCCACTCCAATTACCCCAGTCATGCGGCTCACCTAGACCATCAAAACCGCGCGGTTCACCTCGACCACCAGAACCAAGTGACTCAGCTAGACCACCAGAACCATGGGGCTCAGATAGACCACCATAACCATGGGGCTCAGCTAGACCATCAGAACCACGCGTCCCACCTGGGCCAGCTGAACCAGCTGAGCCACACGAACCAAATGAACCACCTCAACCACATGCGACAGATGAGCCAAATGAGCCACTTGAATCACATGAACCACGTCAACCAAATGAACGGCATGAACGGCATGAAtcacctgaacagttcaggcAATTTGACCAACTTCTGTAATGCCATTACCGGAAATTTCCATTATGGTCCCTACGACGACTAGCATATGTTTGAGTGCGCCAGGGTAAAGACGCGATGGGTAGTCGTCCcctcgaaaaaga
This genomic window contains:
- a CDS encoding hypothetical protein (putative) — translated: MQKKRLASKHLEKGKRRSETNGLNTLQGQSVYESNVEKKESTHGHANMKNLSSMKNLSSMKNLSSMKNLSSMKNLSNMKNLSGMINPEDVYSEIICNDINYGAHKSNCNGVIYVNEKQYERIIKRRLKKIKQDIERNREVRAYVAIQSKSCLRMNQFHGNHFNTSLYNYDINSNESFLKTKGERESGVSTGLLIGRGSTALCPNVSSNNNYLTLYDNMRTIIDMKPGSTYDKGNGVYLNQYAPPYSARGWVGSLNLLENQSHQSHHNSQSHHNQHNNQSHQNLHNSQSHQNHQNRHNNQDTLNNMTNVSSASHRTNPNALNHASHREDLQGGAENYVDMNDANVANMANVSNMANMANYSNMANMANYSNMANLNSLTDLANLNSLTDLANLANMSELANMSELANMSELANMPDLANMPDLANLTDFANLTDFSNLANLTDFSNLANLTDFANMASLTNGNNLDNTENAENVIKGASATNEGNLGDMRRVEDHGHMDEMHLGGLGGVHSVGHMGHVGHVGQMGQMGQMGQMSQANHAGQSNHMGQSNHMSQANHMGQANHMSQANHMGQANHMSQANHMNHLNHVNYANQVDHMSYANQVGHSNYPSHAAHLDHQNRAVHLDHQNQVTQLDHQNHGAQIDHHNHGAQLDHQNHASHLGQLNQLSHTNQMNHLNHMRQMSQMSHLNHMNHVNQMNGMNGMNHLNSSGNLTNFCNAITGNFHYGPYDD